Proteins encoded together in one Bradyrhizobium sp. CB82 window:
- a CDS encoding IS110 family transposase, giving the protein MLAARTKLVNLRRDIDNQMCGLCKGLGIVLGKAGSTNLARKVDAVLAEAPDLQDIFAPLPLAQSCLTEQIEKFDRQLMAVAKGDQIVRRMMTVPGVGPLTALSFVVTIDDPNRFRHSADVGAYLGLTPRRYQSGEMDRTGRISKRGNRQMRTYLFEAANVLLTVVRRGSALKRWGSKLAKRIGTKKAKVAVARKMAVILHAIWTDGTEFQAEMRTA; this is encoded by the coding sequence ATGCTGGCGGCACGAACCAAGCTGGTGAATCTACGGCGAGATATTGACAACCAAATGTGCGGTCTGTGCAAGGGGTTAGGAATAGTACTCGGCAAGGCCGGCTCGACCAACCTGGCTCGTAAAGTGGACGCCGTGCTTGCTGAAGCGCCGGATTTGCAAGATATTTTCGCACCGCTGCCGCTTGCCCAGTCCTGTTTGACTGAACAAATCGAGAAGTTCGATCGACAACTCATGGCAGTGGCAAAAGGCGACCAAATTGTTCGGCGAATGATGACCGTTCCCGGTGTCGGTCCCCTGACTGCCCTGTCCTTCGTCGTTACCATCGACGACCCCAATCGCTTCAGACATTCCGCCGACGTGGGCGCCTATCTAGGCCTGACACCAAGACGTTATCAATCCGGTGAGATGGATCGCACTGGCCGCATCTCCAAGCGCGGCAACCGCCAGATGCGAACTTATTTGTTCGAGGCCGCGAACGTCCTGCTGACCGTTGTCAGGCGAGGTTCTGCGCTCAAGCGCTGGGGCAGCAAACTGGCCAAACGCATCGGCACCAAGAAGGCCAAGGTTGCCGTCGCTCGCAAAATGGCTGTCATCCTCCATGCCATCTGGACTGATGGCACCGAATTCCAGGCAGAGATGCGCACCGCATGA
- a CDS encoding transposase — MKQYVGLDISMEETSICVLDQAGGVTFEGCAPTNPEAIAKLLRRHAGNAERIVFETGSLSNWFWHQLRALGFPVICLDARHANAALSMCINKSDQNDAKGLAEMARMGWYREAAVKGGGELENSFDAGGTNQAGESTARY; from the coding sequence ATGAAGCAGTACGTTGGTCTGGACATCTCTATGGAAGAAACCAGCATTTGCGTTTTGGATCAGGCCGGCGGCGTGACATTCGAAGGTTGTGCGCCGACCAATCCGGAGGCGATCGCTAAGCTCCTGCGGCGTCACGCAGGCAATGCTGAGCGAATCGTTTTTGAAACGGGCTCGCTATCCAATTGGTTTTGGCATCAACTCAGGGCACTGGGCTTTCCGGTGATTTGCCTTGATGCGCGTCACGCCAACGCGGCGTTATCGATGTGCATCAACAAGTCGGATCAGAACGATGCCAAGGGGTTGGCTGAAATGGCCCGCATGGGATGGTACCGGGAAGCTGCCGTGAAAGGGGGCGGAGAGCTGGAAAACTCGTTCGATGCTGGCGGCACGAACCAAGCTGGTGAATCTACGGCGAGATATTGA